A portion of the Lysinibacillus timonensis genome contains these proteins:
- a CDS encoding amino acid ABC transporter permease has product MNFDVGYMFSLIPEIIEYIPITLIMAILAMVLTIVIGLVLAFMRNSRFKIINYIAAVYISFFRAIPMLVQLFLIYYGLPQLFPIFTKMDAVTAAVIGFGFKQAAFASEIFRAAFLSVDKGQMEACLAGGMTKAQAYRRIIFPQAFRNALPATGNIFITLIKETSLAFTLGVVELFAEAKMQASNTLRFFEAYMAVALVYWAMVIVYSALQSRLEKFLEKPYRT; this is encoded by the coding sequence ATGAATTTTGATGTAGGCTATATGTTCTCCCTCATACCTGAAATTATTGAATACATACCCATAACTTTAATTATGGCAATATTAGCTATGGTTTTAACAATCGTTATTGGGTTAGTATTAGCATTCATGCGTAATAGTCGGTTTAAAATCATTAATTATATTGCGGCAGTATATATTTCATTCTTCCGAGCAATCCCGATGCTCGTACAATTATTCTTAATTTATTATGGATTACCACAGCTATTCCCAATATTTACAAAGATGGATGCAGTTACGGCTGCGGTTATTGGTTTTGGTTTTAAACAAGCTGCTTTTGCCTCAGAGATTTTCCGAGCGGCATTCCTATCTGTGGATAAAGGACAAATGGAGGCATGTTTGGCTGGTGGTATGACAAAAGCACAAGCATATCGTCGTATTATCTTCCCTCAAGCGTTTAGAAATGCACTGCCAGCAACAGGCAATATCTTTATTACATTAATTAAAGAAACTTCTTTAGCATTTACTTTAGGTGTTGTAGAGCTATTTGCAGAAGCGAAAATGCAGGCTTCCAATACATTAAGGTTCTTTGAAGCCTATATGGCAGTAGCACTAGTTTACTGGGCGATGGTAATTGTTTATTCTGCCCTACAAAGTAGACTTGAGAAATTCCTAGAGAAACCTTATCGGACATAA
- a CDS encoding protein kinase, with amino-acid sequence MMFNTFIEHKYNKVFKSYVENETPYRLIETLGKGSYGLAYLLIHKKTGKRYVLKRMRSKHRQNNHQRSKFQQEINMLKLLDIPHVPNVSFEAELQGFPFYIMDFIDGQTFEQAIFNEGKKFSVKESFEILKRLLEIVIVIHQQGIVHRDLRIPNILTHEDNLYIIDFGLAAYMKRDINFREIENPKKAENHCSDLYYIGHFLLFLLYSNYTPTKQKERSWQEELQLPADIEEYIERLLLIRPAFSSAEDALISIPQI; translated from the coding sequence ATGATGTTTAATACGTTTATTGAACACAAATACAATAAGGTTTTTAAAAGTTATGTTGAAAATGAAACTCCGTATCGGTTAATAGAGACACTGGGAAAAGGCTCATATGGATTAGCGTATTTATTAATCCATAAAAAAACAGGTAAACGCTATGTCCTGAAAAGGATGCGATCAAAACATCGTCAAAACAATCACCAAAGATCAAAATTTCAGCAAGAAATTAACATGCTAAAATTATTAGACATCCCTCATGTTCCGAATGTAAGTTTTGAAGCAGAACTTCAAGGTTTTCCTTTTTATATAATGGACTTCATTGATGGGCAAACATTTGAGCAAGCAATTTTTAATGAAGGGAAAAAGTTTTCCGTTAAGGAATCTTTTGAAATCTTAAAAAGGTTACTTGAAATTGTAATCGTAATTCATCAACAGGGGATTGTTCATCGCGATTTAAGGATTCCCAACATTTTAACTCATGAGGACAATTTGTATATTATTGATTTTGGTTTAGCTGCATATATGAAAAGAGATATTAATTTTAGAGAGATAGAAAATCCAAAAAAGGCTGAGAACCATTGTAGCGACTTATACTATATCGGCCACTTTTTACTCTTTTTACTATATTCAAACTACACACCTACAAAACAAAAAGAGAGAAGCTGGCAAGAGGAATTACAATTACCAGCAGACATTGAAGAATATATAGAACGTTTACTTCTAATTAGACCGGCATTTTCAAGTGCAGAAGATGCTTTAATTTCTATTCCCCAAATATAG
- a CDS encoding MmgE/PrpD family protein — translation MKLTEEFVEKIYLAVPNDEAIECAKLGVLDFLTSSYASKEDAGLHKLLKLIELEGGLQVAPLIGQNLKVTPQQSALVNGFLAHALDLDDVHVEVRGHPSAVILPTLIALASTNVVTGKRFLEAYAVGVETMARIARAISDGHYEKGWHNTGTIGVLAASLAGGYMLQFSREQLARVLGFATTQSSGLRCHFGTETKPLHAGLAARAAVLSVNLTTVNFSNNPTSFDGIGNYFDVYGEGTEQIASYLLDDWNEQWKIVSPGLWFKIYPFCSAAYFGADAALQIGEVNVEEIKEVIITFSNNTDAALVHQNPITSEQGRFSIEYIVSLILQGKPLTFQYFDGKSINHVSQSIMNKSVRENVKEPLSVARYTKVKVVFNNGDVIEEISTTPKGSPQNKVTKQEIIEKCKSILQNDELEDRWFKTIFSLDHAKDVSAFLSIL, via the coding sequence ATGAAATTAACCGAAGAGTTTGTTGAGAAGATCTATCTCGCAGTACCAAATGATGAAGCTATTGAATGTGCTAAACTAGGTGTTTTAGATTTTCTAACATCAAGTTATGCGAGTAAGGAGGATGCAGGGTTACATAAACTCCTTAAATTAATAGAACTAGAGGGTGGCTTACAAGTAGCACCACTTATTGGTCAAAATCTTAAGGTGACACCTCAACAATCTGCTTTAGTTAATGGATTTTTAGCACATGCACTAGATTTAGACGATGTACACGTTGAAGTGCGTGGGCATCCTAGTGCAGTAATCCTTCCTACTTTGATAGCATTGGCTTCAACAAATGTTGTTACCGGAAAACGTTTTTTAGAGGCCTATGCAGTTGGAGTAGAGACGATGGCGCGAATAGCTCGTGCTATTTCTGATGGCCACTATGAAAAAGGATGGCATAATACAGGGACAATAGGAGTTCTGGCTGCATCACTTGCAGGAGGTTATATGCTTCAATTTTCTCGTGAACAATTGGCGCGCGTACTAGGATTTGCAACAACACAGTCTAGTGGGCTACGTTGTCATTTTGGTACCGAGACTAAACCACTTCATGCAGGTTTGGCTGCTCGTGCAGCCGTATTAAGTGTGAATTTAACAACGGTAAATTTTTCAAACAATCCAACTAGTTTTGACGGGATTGGTAACTACTTTGATGTCTATGGTGAAGGAACAGAACAAATTGCATCGTACTTATTAGATGATTGGAATGAACAATGGAAAATTGTTTCTCCTGGATTATGGTTTAAAATTTATCCATTCTGTTCAGCTGCTTACTTCGGTGCAGACGCTGCATTACAAATTGGCGAGGTAAATGTTGAGGAAATTAAAGAAGTCATCATAACTTTTTCAAATAATACGGATGCAGCACTTGTTCACCAAAATCCTATCACTAGTGAGCAGGGACGTTTTAGCATCGAATATATTGTTTCGCTAATTTTGCAAGGTAAACCATTAACATTTCAATATTTTGATGGCAAATCAATTAATCATGTATCCCAAAGCATTATGAATAAATCCGTTAGAGAAAATGTGAAGGAACCTTTAAGTGTCGCGCGATATACAAAAGTAAAAGTTGTTTTTAATAATGGTGATGTAATTGAAGAAATATCAACAACACCAAAGGGTTCGCCGCAAAACAAAGTAACTAAACAAGAAATTATTGAGAAATGTAAGTCAATCTTACAAAATGATGAATTGGAAGATCGATGGTTTAAGACTATTTTTAGTTTAGATCATGCAAAGGACGTATCTGCTTTTTTATCAATTCTATAG
- a CDS encoding amino acid ABC transporter substrate-binding protein translates to MKKFSFLLILTLVIGILAACGGAGEDTTTDEGTNQTEEKKVIRVGATGQSYPNSYKENDKLVGFDVEVLETVANNLGYEVEWVNSDFSGLLGQLETGKIDTIANAVAVTAEREEKYDFSEPYSYLGITIVTHEENDHINTLEDLKGKTVSGVLGSNNVKNLEAYDKNGEIAIRTYETRDGAMNDAINKRVDGYVNAKASLLAEINKGDLPLKFVGEPFVYEAVAFPFVKGTNEELREAISAEVQKLHEDGTISELSIKYYGEDVSKKD, encoded by the coding sequence ATGAAAAAGTTTTCGTTTTTACTTATACTAACATTAGTAATTGGTATTTTAGCAGCATGTGGTGGAGCTGGCGAAGATACAACAACAGATGAAGGAACTAACCAAACTGAAGAGAAAAAAGTAATTCGTGTTGGTGCAACTGGACAAAGTTATCCAAATAGTTATAAAGAAAACGATAAATTAGTAGGATTTGACGTAGAAGTTTTGGAAACTGTAGCTAATAATTTAGGATACGAAGTGGAATGGGTGAATTCTGATTTCAGTGGATTATTAGGTCAACTAGAAACTGGTAAAATAGATACAATTGCAAATGCAGTTGCAGTTACTGCAGAGCGTGAAGAAAAATATGATTTCTCAGAACCGTATTCTTATCTTGGTATTACAATTGTTACACATGAAGAAAATGATCACATTAACACACTAGAAGATTTAAAAGGTAAAACGGTATCTGGTGTATTAGGGTCTAACAACGTTAAGAACTTAGAAGCATATGATAAAAACGGTGAAATCGCTATTCGTACTTATGAAACACGTGATGGTGCAATGAACGATGCTATCAATAAACGTGTTGATGGTTATGTAAATGCAAAAGCATCATTATTAGCGGAAATAAATAAGGGTGACCTACCTTTAAAATTTGTAGGTGAACCATTCGTTTATGAGGCAGTAGCATTCCCGTTTGTAAAAGGTACAAATGAGGAATTACGTGAAGCAATCAGTGCTGAAGTTCAAAAATTACATGAAGATGGTACAATTTCTGAGCTATCAATCAAATATTACGGTGAAGATGTTTCAAAGAAAGACTAA
- a CDS encoding amino acid ABC transporter ATP-binding protein, with translation MIKVNQLKKSFNQLDVLKGIDFEVKRGEVLSIIGPSGSGKSTLLRCLNFLETPNSGTITIDNVSVDASNYSKKDILNLRKQSAMVFQNYNLFKNKTALQNVTELLIVTKNMPKAEAEKIGMQYLAQVGLAEKANNYPATLSGGQQQRVSIARALALNPSVILFDEPTSSLDPELVSEVLQVIRQIAEKETTMIIVTHEMDFAREVSDNVIFMADGYIVEEGHPSELFGNPKQDRTKSFIQQLSEKH, from the coding sequence ATGATTAAAGTTAATCAACTAAAGAAGTCATTTAACCAATTAGATGTACTAAAAGGAATTGATTTTGAAGTAAAGCGCGGAGAAGTATTATCAATCATTGGGCCTTCTGGTTCGGGAAAATCAACATTATTACGTTGTCTAAACTTTTTAGAAACTCCAAACTCAGGGACAATTACAATTGATAATGTATCTGTAGATGCTTCGAACTATAGTAAGAAAGATATTTTAAACTTAAGAAAACAATCTGCAATGGTTTTCCAGAACTATAATTTGTTTAAAAATAAAACGGCATTACAAAATGTTACGGAATTATTAATCGTAACAAAGAATATGCCAAAAGCAGAGGCTGAAAAAATCGGTATGCAATATTTAGCGCAGGTAGGACTTGCGGAAAAGGCGAATAATTATCCTGCGACTTTATCGGGCGGTCAACAACAACGTGTAAGTATTGCACGGGCACTAGCATTAAACCCAAGTGTAATCTTATTCGATGAACCAACATCATCTCTTGATCCAGAGCTAGTATCGGAAGTTCTTCAAGTAATCAGACAAATTGCTGAAAAAGAAACAACTATGATTATTGTTACTCATGAGATGGATTTTGCTCGTGAAGTATCTGATAATGTAATTTTTATGGCAGATGGATATATAGTGGAGGAAGGTCATCCAAGTGAGTTATTTGGAAATCCAAAGCAAGATCGAACAAAATCGTTTATTCAGCAATTGAGCGAAAAACATTAA
- a CDS encoding universal stress protein → MYKHILLAADGSENAFRAAREAAKIALCDKESIIEVVYVVDFDKAKSEVLHSNSSEALDLERRKKIARVEQLLRESNVFYKVKILHGTPGPEIVKYANEQKVDLVIIGSRGLNRLQEMVLGSVSHKVMKRVNCPALIVK, encoded by the coding sequence ATGTACAAACATATTTTACTTGCTGCAGATGGTTCAGAAAATGCCTTTCGTGCTGCAAGAGAAGCGGCGAAAATTGCATTATGCGATAAAGAATCGATTATAGAGGTAGTTTACGTGGTAGATTTTGATAAGGCTAAATCTGAAGTTCTACATTCAAATTCTAGTGAAGCATTAGATTTAGAACGTCGGAAAAAAATAGCTAGAGTAGAGCAGTTATTACGTGAATCGAATGTGTTTTATAAAGTTAAAATACTGCATGGAACGCCAGGACCAGAGATAGTTAAGTATGCAAACGAACAAAAAGTAGATTTGGTCATCATCGGAAGCCGCGGCCTAAATCGTTTGCAAGAGATGGTTCTTGGTAGTGTAAGTCACAAAGTCATGAAACGTGTAAATTGCCCTGCTTTAATAGTAAAGTAA
- a CDS encoding amidohydrolase, with product MSTTVENLQAKLVAYRRELHENPELGFKEYETTKRIRHWLEEAGITILDYPLETGLVAEVKGEQDGPTIALRADIDALPIVEQSGVEFSSKNEGVMHACGHDFHTSSMIGAALLLHSRRSELKGTVRIIFQPAEEIAQGAVYVAEKGVLEGVSAIFGMHNKPDLPVGTIGVRSGSLMASVDRFELDIVGVGGHAGIPNDAIDPIVIASQIVSAFQSIVSRNMNPFHNIVVSVTKLQAGNTWNVIPEKAELEGTVRTFQEESREVVAERMRSLAEGIAESFGARAEFRWYPYLPVVDNDDRFTEIASEAAVVAGYKAIEAEQVPAGEDFAFYQTKIPGYFVWMGVDGPRAWHHPEFKLKEEALEVAANYFTELSILTLNKPELLK from the coding sequence ATGAGTACCACTGTTGAGAATTTACAAGCAAAACTTGTTGCATATCGTAGAGAGTTACATGAAAATCCTGAACTAGGATTTAAGGAATATGAAACGACTAAGCGTATTCGCCATTGGTTAGAAGAAGCAGGTATTACGATTTTAGACTATCCGTTAGAGACTGGTCTTGTTGCAGAAGTTAAAGGCGAACAAGATGGGCCAACAATTGCTTTACGTGCAGACATTGATGCACTACCAATTGTAGAACAATCTGGTGTGGAATTTTCATCAAAAAATGAAGGTGTGATGCACGCCTGTGGTCATGACTTCCATACTTCATCAATGATAGGAGCTGCTTTACTATTACACTCTCGTCGTTCCGAGTTAAAAGGAACTGTACGAATTATTTTCCAACCAGCTGAAGAAATTGCACAAGGTGCTGTTTACGTAGCTGAAAAGGGTGTATTAGAAGGGGTCTCAGCTATCTTTGGTATGCATAACAAACCTGATTTACCTGTTGGGACAATCGGTGTTCGATCAGGCTCATTAATGGCAAGTGTTGACCGTTTTGAGTTAGATATAGTTGGTGTTGGTGGTCATGCTGGTATTCCGAATGATGCTATAGACCCAATTGTGATTGCAAGTCAAATTGTTTCTGCATTCCAAAGTATTGTTAGCCGAAATATGAATCCATTCCATAATATTGTTGTTTCAGTTACGAAACTGCAAGCAGGTAATACTTGGAATGTTATACCTGAGAAGGCAGAGTTAGAGGGAACAGTTCGTACGTTCCAAGAGGAATCACGAGAGGTAGTTGCTGAACGTATGCGCTCACTTGCTGAAGGAATTGCTGAAAGCTTTGGTGCTCGCGCAGAATTCAGATGGTATCCGTATTTACCTGTTGTAGATAATGATGATCGCTTTACAGAAATAGCTTCAGAAGCTGCAGTTGTAGCAGGTTATAAAGCAATTGAAGCTGAACAAGTGCCAGCAGGTGAAGATTTTGCATTCTATCAAACAAAAATACCTGGTTACTTCGTATGGATGGGTGTAGATGGACCAAGAGCATGGCATCATCCAGAATTTAAATTAAAAGAAGAAGCACTAGAAGTTGCAGCAAACTACTTTACAGAATTATCTATATTAACACTGAATAAACCGGAGTTACTAAAATGA
- a CDS encoding SulP family inorganic anion transporter has translation MQSLKQQWFGNIRGDILSGIVVALALIPEAIAFSIIAGVDPMVGLYASFTIAVLIAFVGGRPGMISAATGAMALVMVPLVREYGIEYLFAATILTGIIQIIFGILKIAKLMKFIPNAVMIGFVNSLAILIFMAQVPHFIGISTMTYVFVAVTLILVYTLPRFIKVIPAPLIAIVVLTAIALFSGIELGTIGDLGGITQSLPSFIIPDVPYTFETLQIILPFSISLAIVGLVESLLTSRIVDDMTGTESNKNQEARGQGIANFVNGFFGGMAGCAMIGQSVINVKSGGRGRLSTLIAGLFLMFLILVLGDLVVKIPMPVLVGIMIMVSIGTFDWSSFTYIVKAPRTDALVMLTTVVIVVWTHDLSKGVITGVILSAIFFVVKISTVKIESEGDRYIVHGQLFFASTDGFINFFKNTNIESNRIQIDFSNSRIWDDSGVGALNKVKEMLREKGITVEIIELDNPSKKIMTKLGGMSSSH, from the coding sequence ATGCAAAGTTTAAAACAACAGTGGTTTGGCAACATACGGGGCGATATTTTATCAGGCATCGTAGTTGCACTAGCACTTATTCCAGAGGCGATAGCCTTCTCAATTATTGCCGGTGTTGACCCAATGGTCGGATTATATGCCTCTTTTACAATAGCAGTCTTAATCGCATTTGTCGGTGGTAGACCAGGAATGATTTCTGCTGCAACAGGGGCAATGGCACTAGTAATGGTTCCACTTGTCCGTGAATATGGAATTGAATATTTATTCGCGGCTACAATTCTTACAGGAATTATACAAATAATCTTTGGAATTTTAAAAATTGCCAAACTGATGAAATTTATTCCGAACGCAGTTATGATTGGTTTCGTCAATTCATTAGCTATATTAATATTTATGGCCCAAGTCCCTCATTTTATTGGTATTTCAACAATGACATATGTTTTTGTGGCAGTTACATTAATCCTTGTATATACATTACCTCGATTCATTAAGGTAATACCGGCCCCTTTAATTGCTATCGTAGTCCTCACTGCAATTGCTTTATTTAGTGGGATCGAGTTGGGAACAATTGGGGATTTAGGAGGTATTACACAATCCTTGCCGTCATTTATAATCCCAGATGTACCATATACTTTTGAAACATTACAAATTATCTTACCTTTCTCCATCTCATTAGCAATTGTTGGTTTAGTTGAATCTTTATTAACTTCCCGAATTGTAGACGATATGACTGGTACTGAAAGTAACAAAAATCAAGAAGCACGAGGTCAAGGTATCGCAAACTTCGTGAATGGCTTCTTCGGTGGAATGGCTGGATGTGCCATGATTGGTCAATCCGTAATTAATGTTAAGTCAGGTGGTCGCGGCCGGCTATCTACATTAATTGCAGGTTTATTTTTAATGTTTTTAATTCTTGTTCTCGGTGACTTAGTTGTCAAAATTCCAATGCCTGTTCTTGTCGGTATCATGATTATGGTTTCTATAGGAACATTTGATTGGAGTTCGTTTACCTATATAGTTAAAGCACCTCGTACAGATGCTCTTGTAATGTTAACAACAGTTGTTATCGTTGTTTGGACACACGACTTATCTAAAGGTGTTATCACAGGTGTTATCCTGAGTGCTATCTTCTTCGTTGTAAAAATATCAACAGTAAAAATAGAAAGTGAAGGCGATCGTTATATTGTCCATGGTCAATTGTTCTTTGCTTCAACTGACGGATTTATCAATTTCTTTAAAAATACAAATATCGAGTCAAACCGTATTCAAATCGACTTCTCCAATAGTCGAATATGGGATGATTCGGGTGTTGGTGCATTAAATAAAGTAAAGGAGATGTTACGGGAAAAAGGGATTACAGTAGAGATTATAGAACTAGATAATCCAAGTAAAAAAATAATGACAAAACTAGGTGGAATGTCTTCTTCACATTAA
- a CDS encoding recombinase family protein: MRYGYVRPLYNDKDCSKQLEKLKQSCDQLYQESHGSPKKRIELENMLMNIQKNDEIIVERMFVLADTTRHLIELLKLCERDGVSVQFLNEDLKSNEVLSISLQEMVDKILLFQSDITKQSTTLGIALAKDRGKTIGRPKKSDDNIKKAISMYQSGHFSLHDIKNETGISKSTLYRYLENDDLK; encoded by the coding sequence ATGAGATATGGTTATGTAAGGCCACTATATAATGACAAAGATTGTAGTAAGCAGCTCGAAAAACTTAAACAATCATGCGACCAACTTTATCAAGAGTCACATGGTAGTCCTAAAAAAAGAATAGAGCTTGAGAATATGCTCATGAACATACAGAAAAATGATGAAATAATTGTAGAAAGAATGTTTGTCTTAGCAGATACGACAAGACACCTAATAGAATTACTGAAATTATGTGAAAGAGATGGTGTATCGGTTCAGTTTCTTAATGAAGATTTAAAGAGTAATGAAGTACTATCCATTTCACTTCAAGAAATGGTTGATAAAATTTTGCTTTTTCAATCAGATATTACAAAACAATCAACTACGTTAGGTATAGCGCTAGCTAAAGACAGAGGAAAAACAATTGGGCGGCCGAAAAAGTCAGATGATAATATAAAAAAGGCAATTTCCATGTATCAATCTGGTCATTTTTCATTACATGATATAAAAAATGAAACAGGTATTAGTAAGTCAACACTATATAGATATTTAGAAAATGATGATTTGAAGTAG
- a CDS encoding ISL3 family transposase has protein sequence MSYSNSIKSLIDIQDLNITFDEDCVKQGTYKGTACKYITGTLSYNPTHCPKCGIENKNFTVFKNGTQLSRITLPLTGVNPTYLLLRKQRFMCKECNTSFTAKTPIVERNCYISKNVKVQVMVKSAEAQSLKSIAKDCSISPTTVQRVIDEAAIHFKPHHTKLPKHLSFDEFKYAKGAMAFEYINVLNGDILDILNRRDNFAIKNHFIANYSLTDRRNVETVTIDMNAGYVSVIKELFPKAKIIIDRFHLVQLINRSMNKCRISVMNQLRTSDNEDMKKYRRLKRYWKLILKKKSALSSVEYKYYSLFGQRLETSIVEEILAYDPVLKANYELYQALLKAMEEKDFKMLESCLKNPVHPLISSYMKTSIKTLKEHLPYIHNSFNYPYNNGKIEGINNKIKVLNRVAYGYRNFMNYKKRIILHFKLKTTEQKQPRSQTA, from the coding sequence TTGTCGTATTCTAATAGTATTAAATCCTTAATTGATATTCAAGACTTGAATATTACATTCGATGAAGATTGTGTAAAACAAGGGACTTATAAAGGGACAGCTTGTAAATACATTACTGGAACATTATCCTATAACCCTACGCACTGCCCAAAATGTGGTATTGAAAACAAAAACTTTACAGTTTTTAAGAACGGAACTCAATTATCGCGAATTACATTACCTCTTACCGGGGTAAATCCAACGTACTTACTCCTAAGAAAGCAACGCTTTATGTGTAAAGAATGTAACACTAGCTTTACTGCTAAAACACCAATCGTTGAGCGTAATTGTTATATTTCTAAGAATGTTAAAGTTCAAGTAATGGTTAAATCGGCAGAAGCGCAATCCTTAAAATCTATCGCTAAAGATTGTTCGATTTCACCTACAACGGTTCAACGAGTCATTGATGAAGCTGCAATACATTTTAAACCCCATCACACTAAGCTTCCGAAGCATCTTTCTTTTGACGAATTTAAATACGCAAAAGGGGCGATGGCTTTTGAATATATCAATGTGTTGAATGGTGATATTTTGGACATTCTTAATCGTCGCGATAACTTCGCAATAAAAAATCATTTCATTGCGAATTACAGCCTAACTGACCGACGAAATGTGGAAACGGTAACGATTGATATGAATGCAGGTTATGTAAGCGTCATAAAAGAACTGTTTCCAAAAGCGAAAATAATTATTGACCGGTTTCACTTAGTTCAATTAATCAATCGATCGATGAATAAGTGCCGAATCAGTGTGATGAATCAACTAAGAACTTCAGATAACGAAGACATGAAAAAGTACCGTCGACTGAAGCGTTACTGGAAGCTAATTCTCAAAAAGAAATCGGCTCTCTCTAGCGTGGAATACAAATATTACTCGCTATTCGGACAACGTCTCGAAACAAGCATCGTCGAGGAAATTTTAGCGTATGATCCAGTACTAAAAGCGAATTATGAGCTCTATCAAGCCCTTTTAAAAGCAATGGAAGAAAAGGACTTTAAAATGTTAGAATCTTGTTTAAAAAATCCTGTTCACCCGTTAATCTCTAGCTATATGAAGACAAGTATAAAAACGTTGAAGGAGCATCTTCCGTACATACATAACAGTTTTAATTATCCTTATAACAACGGCAAAATTGAAGGGATTAACAATAAAATTAAAGTATTAAATCGCGTAGCTTATGGATATAGAAATTTTATGAATTATAAAAAGCGAATTATTCTACACTTCAAACTCAAAACAACAGAACAAAAACAACCACGCTCCCAAACAGCCTAA